From one Gemmobacter sp. genomic stretch:
- a CDS encoding Lrp/AsnC family transcriptional regulator yields the protein MIDLDDTDRALLRLLARDAGQGAGALGRALGISQPAAWRRVRRLEEAGVIRGRRVEVDRPALGFGVTVFLGLKLATKGRVSIEDFERAVTAIPEVQVVQHVLGLFDYRLRVVARDLTDFERILRRRIMTLPGVGQVEANVLLSEERRPGPLG from the coding sequence ATGATCGACCTCGACGATACCGACCGCGCGCTGCTGCGGCTGCTGGCGCGGGATGCCGGGCAGGGGGCCGGGGCGCTGGGCCGCGCGCTGGGGATCAGCCAGCCCGCCGCCTGGCGCCGCGTGCGCCGGCTGGAGGAGGCGGGCGTGATCCGCGGGCGGCGGGTCGAGGTGGACCGCCCTGCGCTGGGGTTTGGCGTGACGGTGTTCCTGGGGCTGAAACTCGCTACCAAGGGCCGCGTCAGCATCGAGGATTTCGAACGCGCGGTGACCGCGATTCCCGAGGTGCAGGTGGTGCAGCATGTGCTGGGGCTGTTCGATTATCGGCTGCGGGTGGTGGCGCGCGACCTGACCGATTTCGAACGCATCCTGCGCCGCCGCATCATGACGCTGCCGGGGGTCGGGCAGGTAGAGGCGAATGTGCTGCTGTCCGAGGAGCGCAGGCCGGGGCCGCTGGGGTGA
- a CDS encoding Lrp/AsnC family transcriptional regulator, whose translation MSIQIDDTDRRLIRQLLAAPDLSTAELADRAGVTTATCWRRLDRLRAAGVLGAAQAVIDWRAMGYEVEVSLRFTLDKTNPRAFDEFIAAAREVPEVINIETFLGRVDVRLNVIARDMRHYQEIYRARILTLPHIADIEALMLVATIKDDGALPV comes from the coding sequence ATGTCCATTCAGATCGACGATACCGACCGCCGGCTGATCCGCCAGTTGCTGGCCGCCCCGGATCTGTCCACGGCGGAACTGGCCGACCGTGCCGGCGTGACCACCGCCACCTGCTGGCGCCGGCTGGACAGGCTGCGCGCGGCGGGCGTTCTGGGCGCGGCGCAGGCGGTGATCGACTGGCGCGCCATGGGCTATGAGGTGGAGGTGTCGTTGCGCTTTACCCTCGACAAGACCAACCCGCGCGCCTTCGACGAATTCATCGCCGCCGCGCGCGAGGTGCCCGAGGTGATCAACATCGAAACCTTTCTGGGCCGGGTCGATGTGCGGCTGAACGTCATCGCCCGCGACATGCGGCATTATCAGGAGATTTACCGCGCCCGCATCCTGACCCTGCCGCATATCGCCGATATCGAGGCGCTGATGCTGGTGGCCACCATCAAGGACGACGGGGCGCTGCCGGTATGA
- the ubiA gene encoding 4-hydroxybenzoate octaprenyltransferase: MTDTPRMPEPAGQVADAVAGNWVDRWAPAAARPYLRLSRADRPIGTWLLLLPCWWGVALAAASGTPGWWDLWVALACGIGAFLMRGAGCTWNDITDRDFDAAVARTRSRPIPSGQVSVRQALVWMVAQALVAFGVLLTFPPLAIWLGVGSLALVAVYPFAKRFTWWPQAFLGLAFNWGALLAWAAHDGTLGWPALVLWLSGIAWTLFYDTIYAHQDKEDDALIGVKSTARLFGTHTVGWLRGFMALSVLLLTLAVLMALLGADAGWLPVLIALAGLWVFAAHLGWQLAQLKIDDPVNCLKLFRSNRDAGLVVALFLAGAALA, translated from the coding sequence ATGACCGACACGCCGCGAATGCCAGAGCCTGCGGGACAGGTCGCCGATGCCGTGGCCGGCAACTGGGTGGATCGCTGGGCCCCCGCGGCCGCGCGGCCCTATCTGCGCCTGAGTCGGGCGGACCGGCCGATCGGCACCTGGCTGCTGCTGTTGCCCTGCTGGTGGGGCGTGGCGCTGGCGGCGGCGTCCGGCACACCCGGCTGGTGGGATCTGTGGGTGGCGCTGGCCTGCGGCATCGGGGCCTTTCTGATGCGCGGCGCCGGCTGCACCTGGAACGACATCACCGACCGCGATTTCGACGCCGCCGTCGCGCGCACCCGCTCGCGCCCGATCCCGTCGGGTCAGGTTTCGGTGCGGCAGGCGCTGGTCTGGATGGTGGCGCAGGCGCTGGTCGCCTTTGGGGTGCTGCTGACCTTTCCACCGCTGGCGATCTGGCTGGGCGTCGGGTCGCTGGCGCTGGTCGCGGTCTACCCGTTTGCCAAGCGGTTCACCTGGTGGCCGCAGGCGTTCCTGGGGCTGGCCTTCAACTGGGGCGCGCTGCTGGCCTGGGCCGCGCATGACGGCACGCTGGGCTGGCCGGCGCTGGTGCTGTGGCTGTCGGGCATTGCCTGGACGCTGTTCTACGACACGATCTATGCCCATCAGGACAAGGAGGATGACGCCCTGATCGGCGTCAAATCCACCGCCCGGCTGTTTGGCACCCACACCGTCGGCTGGCTGCGCGGGTTCATGGCGCTGTCGGTGCTGCTGCTGACGCTGGCCGTGCTGATGGCGCTGCTGGGCGCCGATGCGGGCTGGCTGCCGGTGCTGATCGCGCTGGCAGGCCTTTGGGTCTTTGCCGCGCATCTGGGCTGGCAGCTGGCACAGCTGAAGATCGACGATCCGGTGAACTGCCTGAAACTGTTCCGGTCCAACCGCGATGCGGGGCTGGTGGTTGCGCTGTTTCTTGCCGGTGCGGCACTGGCGTGA
- a CDS encoding GNAT family N-acetyltransferase, translated as MIRLAAPGDEQALAGFLAGHLETSMFAASNLETQGLGGGDHPHATRFVLHLADGRIAAVLGLSNNGFLLCQAPQLTPDLARAMLAPLAGLPAQGMTGEAGQVAGFLAALDSQPALNTVEPLFSLDLDRLPDSLAPIRPAQPQDVPLLTGWFAAYLRETQTGPATQAETRARAAVGGPVRLLVQDGQPVAMASINAAAGDTVQLGGVFTPAERRGQGLAGLAVAALLAERRAAGARRAILFAASESAARAYTRIGFRRIGSYRIALWPGRPVGVRP; from the coding sequence ATGATCCGGCTGGCCGCGCCGGGCGATGAACAGGCGCTGGCCGGCTTTCTGGCCGGGCATCTGGAAACCTCGATGTTCGCGGCTTCCAATCTGGAAACGCAAGGCTTGGGCGGCGGCGATCATCCACATGCCACGCGGTTCGTGCTGCATCTGGCGGATGGCCGGATCGCGGCGGTTCTGGGGCTGTCGAACAACGGCTTCCTGCTGTGCCAGGCCCCGCAGCTGACCCCCGATCTGGCGCGGGCCATGCTGGCACCGCTGGCCGGCCTGCCGGCGCAGGGCATGACGGGCGAGGCGGGGCAGGTGGCCGGGTTTCTGGCCGCGCTGGACAGCCAGCCCGCGCTGAACACGGTCGAGCCGCTGTTTTCGCTGGACCTTGACCGTCTGCCCGACAGCTTGGCGCCCATCCGTCCGGCGCAGCCGCAGGATGTGCCGCTGCTGACCGGCTGGTTCGCCGCCTATCTGCGGGAAACCCAGACCGGCCCGGCGACGCAGGCCGAGACCCGCGCGCGGGCGGCGGTGGGCGGGCCGGTGCGCCTGCTGGTGCAGGATGGCCAGCCGGTTGCCATGGCGTCGATCAACGCGGCGGCAGGCGATACGGTGCAACTGGGCGGCGTCTTCACCCCGGCGGAGCGGCGCGGGCAGGGGCTGGCCGGGCTGGCGGTGGCCGCGCTGCTGGCCGAACGCCGCGCCGCCGGTGCCCGCCGCGCGATCCTGTTCGCAGCCTCCGAGTCGGCGGCCCGCGCCTATACCCGTATCGGTTTCCGGCGCATCGGCAGCTATCGCATCGCGCTCTGGCCCGGGCGCCCGGTCGGGGTGCGCCCGTGA
- a CDS encoding OmpA family protein, translated as MRLTPAILTVASFACAALLSFLMALAVGGALESRSQRHVTRALVANGLDWASASADGLLVTLTGTAPTETIRFRATTVAGRVVGASRVIDAMEVTPTKALTAPRFSLELLRNDDGISMIGLVPAAWKTDALLTTARQLAPAESLANMLETADFPVPATWDTAMEFGLVALRLLPRSKISVAADGVQVTAISDSPAQKRRFEADLGRALPQGVPTQITISAPRPVIAPFTLRFVIDDGGPRFDACAADSERSQSRILNAARLAQVPGTPACTLGLGAPSPRWPDAAEAVIAALAELGAGSVTISDVDVTLIADSTVAQTDFDRVIGELTTRLPDVFSLKSTLTPRPQAEGPQGPAQFTATVSPEGAVQLRGRLVDERMRDAVEAFARARFGATNIYTAARLDDSLPNGWGVRVLAGLAALAELHNGALLVEPDRVAVRGVTGNKEARSEISRLLSDRLGQGAGFSVDVTYNEKLDPARALPTPAECLALASAVLDRRQITFAPGKAEIEGESNAIIGELVDALADCTGTPLEIGGHTDSQGRAATNLDLSQQRAEAVLTALDTRGLDTSEMSARGYGAAEPIADNATEEGRVANRRIALKLVSPDDPPDAPALIQIDPEPEDDGEALPPPPDRPDDLVPGEIGEAEGDEPMGDAGDLEMGDDGEFTDPPPEEPAADAAETGVTRPADAGALIRGVLGADGDPELGEWRETAGPTALRPKSRP; from the coding sequence ATGCGCCTGACACCTGCCATTCTGACCGTCGCGTCCTTTGCCTGTGCGGCGCTGTTGTCGTTCCTGATGGCGCTGGCCGTGGGCGGCGCGCTGGAATCGCGCAGCCAGCGCCATGTCACCCGGGCGCTTGTGGCGAACGGGCTGGACTGGGCCAGCGCCTCGGCCGACGGGCTGCTGGTCACGCTGACCGGCACCGCCCCCACCGAAACCATCCGCTTTCGCGCCACAACGGTGGCCGGCCGCGTGGTCGGCGCCAGCCGGGTGATCGACGCCATGGAGGTGACACCGACCAAGGCGCTGACCGCCCCGCGATTCTCGCTGGAGCTGCTGCGCAACGATGACGGGATTTCCATGATCGGGCTGGTGCCCGCCGCCTGGAAAACCGATGCCCTGCTGACCACCGCCCGCCAGCTGGCCCCGGCCGAAAGCCTGGCCAACATGCTGGAAACCGCCGATTTTCCGGTGCCCGCCACCTGGGATACCGCAATGGAATTCGGCCTGGTCGCGCTGCGCCTGCTGCCCCGGTCCAAGATTTCGGTCGCCGCCGATGGCGTGCAGGTGACCGCCATTTCCGACAGCCCCGCCCAGAAACGCCGGTTCGAGGCCGATCTGGGCCGTGCCCTGCCGCAGGGCGTGCCTACGCAGATCACCATTTCCGCCCCCCGCCCGGTCATCGCCCCCTTTACGCTGCGCTTCGTGATCGACGATGGCGGGCCGCGATTCGATGCCTGCGCCGCCGACAGCGAACGGTCGCAATCGCGCATCCTGAACGCGGCCAGGCTGGCGCAGGTGCCCGGAACGCCCGCCTGCACCCTGGGCCTTGGCGCCCCCTCGCCCCGCTGGCCGGATGCGGCCGAAGCGGTGATCGCCGCGCTGGCCGAACTGGGCGCAGGGTCGGTCACCATCTCGGACGTGGATGTCACGCTGATCGCCGATTCCACCGTGGCGCAAACCGATTTCGACCGCGTGATCGGCGAGCTGACCACCCGCCTGCCCGATGTGTTCTCGCTGAAATCCACCCTGACGCCGCGCCCGCAGGCCGAAGGGCCGCAGGGCCCGGCCCAGTTCACCGCCACCGTCTCGCCCGAAGGCGCGGTGCAGCTGCGCGGCCGGCTGGTGGATGAACGGATGCGCGACGCGGTCGAGGCCTTTGCCCGCGCCCGCTTTGGCGCTACGAACATCTACACCGCCGCCCGGCTGGACGACAGCCTGCCCAATGGCTGGGGCGTGCGGGTGCTGGCCGGGCTGGCCGCCCTGGCCGAGCTGCACAATGGCGCGCTGCTGGTGGAGCCCGACCGCGTGGCGGTGCGCGGCGTCACCGGCAACAAGGAGGCGCGGTCCGAAATCTCGCGCCTGCTGTCCGACCGGCTGGGCCAGGGCGCGGGCTTTTCGGTGGATGTGACCTATAACGAAAAGCTCGATCCCGCCCGCGCCCTGCCGACCCCGGCGGAATGCCTGGCGCTGGCCTCGGCCGTGCTGGACCGCCGCCAGATCACCTTTGCCCCCGGCAAGGCCGAGATCGAGGGCGAATCGAACGCCATCATCGGCGAACTGGTCGATGCGCTGGCCGATTGCACCGGCACGCCGCTGGAAATCGGCGGCCATACCGATTCGCAGGGCCGCGCGGCCACCAACCTCGACCTCAGCCAGCAGCGGGCCGAGGCGGTGCTGACCGCGCTGGATACCCGCGGGCTGGACACCTCGGAAATGAGCGCGCGCGGCTATGGCGCCGCCGAACCCATTGCCGACAATGCAACCGAGGAAGGCCGCGTTGCCAACCGCCGCATCGCGCTGAAACTGGTGTCGCCCGACGATCCGCCCGATGCCCCCGCGCTGATCCAGATCGACCCCGAACCCGAGGATGATGGCGAGGCGCTGCCCCCGCCGCCCGACCGCCCCGACGATCTGGTCCCCGGTGAAATCGGCGAGGCCGAAGGCGACGAACCCATGGGCGATGCCGGCGATCTGGAAATGGGCGACGACGGCGAATTCACCGATCCGCCGCCCGAGGAACCTGCGGCAGACGCTGCCGAAACCGGCGTCACCCGCCCGGCCGATGCCGGCGCCCTGATCCGCGGCGTGCTTGGCGCCGATGGCGACCCCGAACTTGGCGAATGGCGCGAAACCGCCGGCCCCACCGCGCTGCGCCCCAAATCCCGGCCCTGA
- a CDS encoding 16S rRNA (uracil(1498)-N(3))-methyltransferase yields MTPKVRLHLDQPLVPGQPLQLDRDQSNYLFAVMRLEVGQSILAFNGRDGEWVATVAAASKRGGELFVQHQTRPVQLPPDLWLMFAPIKKARTDFIVEKATELGAARIMPVMTEYTNAERIRQDRLQAHAVEATEQCGGTFVPVVDDLQPLSRVLAGWQPGRQLLWCDEAMVGASRPLTDLPRGPWAVLIGPEGGFSAAEQARLRALPFVHALSLGPRILRADTAAVAALTLWQAALGDWG; encoded by the coding sequence ATGACACCCAAGGTCCGCCTTCATCTAGACCAGCCGCTTGTGCCGGGGCAACCGCTCCAGCTGGATCGCGACCAGTCGAACTATCTCTTTGCCGTGATGCGGCTGGAGGTGGGGCAGTCGATTCTGGCCTTCAACGGACGCGATGGGGAATGGGTAGCGACGGTTGCCGCCGCCTCGAAGCGGGGGGGCGAGCTGTTCGTGCAGCACCAGACGCGGCCCGTGCAGCTGCCACCCGACCTGTGGCTGATGTTCGCGCCGATCAAAAAGGCGCGCACCGATTTCATCGTGGAAAAGGCGACCGAACTGGGTGCCGCCCGCATCATGCCGGTGATGACCGAATATACCAACGCCGAACGCATCCGGCAGGACCGCCTGCAAGCCCATGCGGTCGAGGCGACGGAACAATGCGGCGGCACCTTCGTGCCGGTGGTGGACGATCTGCAACCCTTGTCGCGCGTCCTGGCGGGATGGCAGCCCGGGCGCCAGCTTTTGTGGTGCGACGAGGCAATGGTCGGCGCCTCGCGCCCGCTGACGGACCTGCCGCGCGGGCCGTGGGCGGTGCTGATCGGGCCCGAGGGCGGGTTTTCGGCGGCCGAACAGGCCCGGCTGCGCGCGCTGCCCTTTGTGCATGCGCTCTCGCTTGGCCCGCGCATCCTGCGCGCCGATACGGCGGCGGTCGCGGCGCTGACGCTGTGGCAGGCGGCACTGGGGGATTGGGGATGA